The Zingiber officinale cultivar Zhangliang chromosome 9A, Zo_v1.1, whole genome shotgun sequence genome window below encodes:
- the LOC122019058 gene encoding putative disease resistance protein RGA3, with amino-acid sequence MATISQLRHIVMKILPAPEMVAQGKAFRISNHLEMIQDCLWAINSFLMDAALRVLTEHNVEEWMEDVGVVDWMKDVGVAVEDVDSLLKRILDYWEPNEQDEAKKKKKMSNFFHPLVNINNNIQSTSSRQAILVELKEMACLLNYLVKRGTVLGLWAEMMDSMDPCHDDYAAILSKEMMGRQEDEDQIIELLQQQQCDEDGNVPFIIDIRGDEFSGRTTLARKIYHHPWVRQHFQHRIWLDASSFREFNSKMIAKEIARLLTGKPCANINCWPLISEHLRGDRYLLILDDADVPNVFRYKWEEFKLNLLHCGAPGSRVILARHTFAGNPYGEYGIEFNVKKYKLKELPEDAWVRILLRYATFAHSTEGNNNIHKEKASPIATTNMLIPLAKKCRLDHWHRDRNLLIAKGVGLMFRWRDMNEWKELPNQLYRFEILHCYFLLVHQQYGSFENIRPSLYNLLLGGSEAESFGEGESYGEDVLYMLIAEGILTNTRLTRNIQYIGSEFNLDPCFFRMKVSEDSSIPPQCRHLYLPIHSKNVSKSKKAIERAGVANKLRTLVLHREEKKGHIYHIETKKFEGMFLNLTCLCTLHMRAIMIHDLPITICTLHCLRYLNLAENKIETLPESLYNLSNLCVLILSLCKKLKELPRQIYKLRKLQILKLSYCQRIQKLPESITRLMNLKELDVGGCCWLSKLPDDLSDMKNLVQLNMLGCASLTRMPGGIRQLTNLEVLCGYDAIDGLGNVMLSELRDLTNLESLHLQHLERLVSAKAKEPNDITAPPTILQENQHVNELMLHWEWWNDMVAEETFEPTLQLTQGFHRNIEELKILRIVSYMSIKLPSWLIREESISVMNKLTTVHLVNLRRCERLPPLGKLPNLKELAISGFDSIRLIDDDFYGEGGSALFPLLKRLTFSQMPRLEKWDPPSYFKENPYKFRDRTFYCLKELTLIQCPKLREFHMPICVSHTSRFSLKVWLSNEMLMPTSKFNDWGNLSGIQSLQIFGCQELRSLPDGLKTLLYLDTLVIINCNKLESLPIWLERSRLESLCVYGCPALSIIPEGLKATGRLRNLIVEACACPKLHSQV; translated from the coding sequence ATGGCGACAATATCGCAATTGAGGCACATAGTGATGAAGATCCTGCCGGCGCCCGAGATGGTGGCACAAGGGAAAGCATTCCGCATCTCGAATCACTTGGAGATGATTCAGGACTGCCTTTGGGCCATCAATTCCTTCCTCATGGACGCTGCTCTTCGCGTGCTCACGGAGCACAATGTGGAAGAGTGGATGGAGGATGTGGGTGTGGTAGATTGGATGAAGGATGTGGGTGTGGCCGTTGAGGATGTGGACAGCCTGCTGAAGAGGATCTTAGATTATTGGGAACCGAATGAACAAGATGaagcaaaaaaaaagaagaagatgagCAACTTCTTTCATCCCTTGGTCAACATCAACAACAACATCCAATCAACGAGCAGTCGCCAGGCCATCCTAGTAGAGCTCAAAGAGATGGCTTGTTTGTTGAACTACCTAGTCAAGAGGGGGACTGTTTTGGGCCTTTGGGCGGAGATGATGGATTCCATGGATCCATGCCATGATGACTACGCTGCTATTCTTAGTAAGGAAATGATGGGAAGACAGGAAGACGAGGACCAAATCATAGAGCTCCTTCAACAACAACAATGTGATGAAGATGGAAATGTACCCTTCATCATTGACATAAGAGGTGATGAATTCTCTGGGAGGACAACCCTAGCTCGCAAAATCTACCATCACCCTTGGGTGCGCCAACATTTCCAACATCGAATATGGTTGGATGCTTCATCTTTCAGAGAGTTCAACAGTAAGATGATCGCCAAAGAAATTGCAAGATTATTGACCGGAAAGCCATGTGCCAACATCAATTGTTGGCCACTTATCAGTGAACATCTTCGTGGAGATAGATACTTGCTCATCTTGGATGACGCTGATGTACCCAATGTTTTCAGATACAAGTGGGAGGAATTTAAGTTGAATCTCCTTCATTGTGGTGCACCGGGGAGCAGAGTCATCCTCGCTAGGCATACTTTTGCTGGGAATCCTTATGGCGAATATGGAATTGAATTCAATGTCAAGAAATACAAATTAAAAGAGCTGCCTGAGGATGCATGGGTAAGAATATTATTAAGGTATGCAACATTTGCCCATTCAACCGAAGGTAATAACAATATTCACAAAGAGAAGGCTTCTCCAATTGCTACCACTAATATGCTAATTCCACTTGCTAAGAAATGTAGACTAGATCATTGGCATAGAGATAGGaatcttctaatagcaaagggtGTGGGCCTCATGTTTAGGTGGAGAGACATGAATGAGTGGAAAGAACTACCTAATCAGTTGTACCGTTTTGAAATTTTACACTGTTATTTTTTGTTGGTGCACCAACAATATGGGTCATTTGAGAATATACGACCTTCTCTTTACAATTTATTGCTTGGAGGATCTGAAGCTGAAAGTTTCGGTGAAGGGGAAAGTTACGGTGAAGATGTGCTCTATATGTTGATTGCTGAAGGCATTCTAACAAATACAAGGCTTACAAGGAATATTCAATACATCGGATCGGAGTTCAATTTAGATCCATGCTTTTTTAGAATGAAGGTTAGTGAAGATTCAAGTATCCCACCGCAATGTCGCCATCTGTATTTACCTATCcattctaaaaatgtttcaaaatcTAAAAAGGCCATTGAAAGGGCTGGGGTAGCCAACAAgctgagaactttggttttgcaTAGAGAAGAGAAAAAAGGACATATTTATCATATAGAAACAAAGAAATTTGAAGGTATGTTTTTGAATCTCACTTGTTTATGTACGTTACATATGAGAGCTATTATGATTCATGACCTCCCTATTACAATTTGCACATTGCATTGCTTGAGATACCTCAACCTTGCGGAGAACAAGATAGAAACATTACCTGAATCCCTCTACAACCTTAGTAATTTGTGTGTTCTAATTTTATCACTTTGCAAAAAGCTTAAGGAGCTTCCAAGACAAATCTACAAGCTTAGAAAATTACAGATTTTGAAACTGTCATACTGCCAAAGGATTCAGAAGTTGCCAGAGTCAATCACTCGCctcatgaatttaaaagaattagatGTTGGAGGTTGTTGTTGGCTTTCAAAGTTGCCTGATGATTTGAGCGACATGAAGAACTTGGTGCAACTTAACATGTTGGGATGTGCATCGTTGACTAGAATGCCGGGTGGAATTAGGCAATTGACAAACTTGGAAGTGTTATGCGGATATGATGCTATAGATGGTCTTGGAAATGTCATGTTGTCAGAGTTGCGAGATCTTACAAATCTTGAATCCCTGCATTTACAACACCTTGAAAGATTAGTATCAGCAAAAGCAAAAGAGCCCAACGATATTACTGCACCACCTACTATTTTACAAGAGAATCAACATGTAAATGAGTTGATGCTGCATTGGGAATGGTGGAATGATATGGTTGCTGAAGAAACTTTCGAACCCACACTACAGCTGACCCAAGGCTTCCACCGTAACATCGAAGAGTTGAAGATCTTGCGGATCGTTTCGTACATGAGCATCAAACTACCAAGTTGGTTGATCAGGGAGGAATCAATTTCTGTTATGAATAAATTAACTACAGTTCATCTTGTTAATCTCAGGAGATGTGAGAGACTACCGCCACTTGGAAAACTACCTAACCTTAAGGAGCTCGCAATAAGTGGTTTTGATTCGATCAGATTAATAGACGATGACTTCTACGGGGAGGGTGGCTCAGCTCTATTTCCTCTGTTGAAGAGACTCACTTTCTCTCAAATGCCTAGGCTAGAGAAGTGGGACCCGCCTTCTTATTTTAAAGAGAACCCATACAAATTCCGTGACAGGACTTTTTATTGCCTCAAGGAATTGACCCTAATTCAGTGCCCAAAGCTCAGGGAATTCCATATGCCTATTTGCGTTTCTCACACTTCTCGATTTTCGTTGAAAGTATGGTTGAGTAATGAGATGCTAATGCCTACTTCTAAATTCAATGATTGGGGGAATCTTAGTGGAATCCAATCGTTGCAGATATTTGGGTGCCAAGAATTGAGGAGTCTACCAGATGGTTTGAAGACGTTGTTATATCTAGATACATTGGTAATAATAAATTGCAACAAATTGGAGTCTTTGCCAATTTGGCTCGAACGGTCGCGTTTGGAGTCCCTGTGCGTATATGGTTGTCCGGCGCTATCAATCATTCCAGAGGGATTGAAAGCCACAGGGCGGCTGAGAAATCTGATTGTTGAAGCTTGTGCTTGTCCCAAATTGCACAGTCAGGTATAA